Genomic DNA from Parasteatoda tepidariorum isolate YZ-2023 unplaced genomic scaffold, CAS_Ptep_4.0 HiC_scaffold_1975, whole genome shotgun sequence:
gtatttttaaagcgtTCCAATTAAACGTTCTCAAAAGGATAAGTATTTAAAGACTTTTCTATGACCCTTAATGACGTATACATTAGTTCTTGATGCAGTGTTTTAAGATTATCATTTGTTAGTTTAATATCTGTTAGTTTCCTTCAaggctaaaattattaataacgtTTTAAACTTTCCTCAAACTTTTGAAGTTTCGAAATCTTGCTgaagatattattataaataaatattataaataaatattataaataaatattataaataaatattataacttcAATTATTGTTGACATTGTACCGACCAATTCTCATCACACTTGATTGCAAAATCATTTCAATGCAAACTAATTGTGTCCATAACTTTATCGTTTAGTACTAGTGTTTCCGTATTACAGGAATCAATATGTTGCCCACACGTAATCGCGAAAGCAATTCGAAAGccacatttttcaaattgttcagtAGAGCAATATGACGAAAAACGAATAAGCATATGGTAAAAAGTACGTTATCCTGAACTTTCATGTAGGTTGCAAGATACATCTGCGAACAGTGTTGTATCTAGAGGAAATTACGGATATTTCTAATTACCTACCTTGAAACAATGCTAAGGAACAGTTTGATGTAAACCTGTTACTTTTCGAAAAAGTACGGcttattactatatattttcaagtgtttatattatttccaatcaATTACcaaatcttttttcattttgattcattttatttcttgtgtTATTCGATAACGTTATACATAACCGTTAGGCAAACATAAATAGtccaaataaaaacttattttcctgtatcttcattttaattaactttgtgttaaactatatattttttaatttttgagaaatttttagattaagaataaaagcatattttaaaattttatgatcttAATTTCAGTGGTGTAATAACGGGAGCAAGGAGTACAGAGTACCTACTAGAAAAGTCTCGAATAGTTACTCAGGtaacattttatgatattttagttttattttactgttaaaatgagttttaatatCACAGGAATGCcgaaaaatgacaaaaactaGTTTTCTGAACGATAAAGCTAGACTacaattaattgaaattcatttcttttttatatctttagatttttcaggataattttactagtttgaaattttgcatCTGATTGATGTAGTTTTTACCAAATATTTGacatattttctttatctaGATTGACTGTATTTAggttaatgatattttttgatagcattttaaaattggtttttactTTTTCGATTTTCAAACGTAACTTTTCTCATTtcgttcttttaaaatttgcagttGCTTAAATtagttcaatgttttttttttttttttttttttttctttttttttNtttttttttttttgctcacttttTGGAGGAAGAGAAGAATTTCTTGATCAAGTATCTCAAAGTTTCAAATCGAACattatgcagtttttttaatatgattaattatttaagtagcCATACTTTAGTATCTTGTTatgtacaattatttaatatgataaattatttttgtgtcttgttttgtataactttaatgaaatttttatataatcaaaaaactaaaactgaaggtttaacaaaattatttaaattgtcctACTTAAATTTAGACCGCCAATGCATGCTTTCTTtcagatatattaaataaaaaatataaaaaagttgattttttaatttttgctgacATTTGTGCTGAAAATTCGTAATCTTTTCCCCACCAGATTCAGCAATAAGCATAATATACTGAATTatcacattaatttatttattaaaattttagtatttgatATGATATAGTCAAATCTTCGAAAAAGTCTTAAGGCTTACCAAAtgtcttaaataaatgtatagttattttatatatactactcaaaatatttacttatatttttttctgattgcttttatttcttgttattttaggCTTCTGATGAAAGAAATTATCACGTTTTTTACGAAATGCTTAGTGGGTTATCGGattcagagaaagaaaaatatggtttGCAAAGTGCCGATAACTACTTCTATCTCAATCaggtaaattttttcaaaaaaaatatctacattcGTTGGCATAATGCCAGTTAGTTCATAAGATTCTAATTATTCTAACTCCACTTTATACTTTCATAATTGTGGTATCATTAGTAAATTGCTCATATgaaagtgatttattttaaattaaaaattttgtgtatgaaacttttttacaaGTTGTAAGCTTCGTATCAAAGAGACTTATAtgatatataattattgtttagaaaaatgctattttaaaatgtttttcttttgtttatagGGTGGATGTTTTAAGATCAAGCCAAAAGATGATGCCGAAGACTTCCGCGCTCTATTAGCAGCTATGCAGGTCTTAAGCTTCACATCCGAAGAACAAGATACCATATTCCGCATTCTTGCATCTGTACTTCATTTAGGAAACATTTATTTCCACAGAAAACAAGTATGActaattttcgatatttttatgtaacgtattaatacttaaaattttaatattaactaacaGATATAAAAACAATCACTGGTATGTTACCAAGGGTTTTACTTTATGCGTAAATCCGATTTAGATTTAGAAGTTTTGTAAAAAGCAAGTAGCGACAGCGAAGACAGAAATCTAGGGATTTCTGTCTTCcatggtggcaactactttacatcAAAGTAGTGTTGTGAAACACCATGTTTAACTGTTTGATCTAGTGTTCCACTGCATAAATGTTCTTTGACTCTACTTGGTGTAAAATAGGCGccaccatttttgttatttaataacaacaaaatttgTAACTACAGTAAGATAAGATACACGTAAGAgtcgataaaattatttttattatacaatttcaagtaaaaatcattaatttggaATGCACAGAtcattatacttaaaataaaaatagctggtaatttaaatatccaCGCAGcacaaaattaatagaatgcaaAAGACTAATTTCAACTAAACTAAACAAAGCAAAACGTAAGCGGATTGAAATTACACATTGCCGACCAGACTGTGCAGTGGCTGACTTCCCACCAggaaggtcctgggttcgaatcccggacaggGTATGGATGTTTTTTCATTCTCtttactatctgtccttaccaGTAAAGAGAATGGGAGCGTAACGTATGGAAGCAACGTTAGTCCACCTAGTATGGTGCCTCTGAAAGAGTGACCAACAAATCTGCCTTACTTATACCTGAAAGACGAATGTCAATCGGGTgggcattggaagaaaaaaaaaagaaattaggcATTATAAAACCAGTTAATGCAATTctcagtgatttaaaaattaaaatataatcatctTTACTACGCAACTAAAAATATACCTACACATTTAACGGTGAATTTTTGTTGATGAATATCAGCGATGGAAATGACTAACTTTCTCTGGCTCATTGCAGATTGTAAACAAACTACTAGCGATattctatagtttgtctaaggtAAGAACTCCTCCCGTCACAAAGTCGGAGGCTgcctggtgctatggaaacaagaatggcgcattttagggagggtggctttactctaggactaacacaatagaccgaggAAAGAGATTCCCTATCTCTTGTCGACCCGAGCCGAAACCAATCCAAAACAGTaaccccgcacccctacttgaaataagtcatacctcgttactatagtcaccgccacgggtcaAGACGGATATCTGGAGGTGCTCTTATTTCAGACAAACTATACTTAGTGTTTCTTGATATTCAAACGGCACcaacaatgatttttctttcGGAAAGCAAAGCGTGAACGTTTAGtgttagattatttaatttaaatgtctaaACTTAAATTGCACCCTTTAAGTAGAATCTGAATGCTCGATTTGGTGTTAGCAAAGTATTATTctatcacatatttttttagtttgtttaataTCATATTCGGAGAGATATTGCACCACAATTTTTACAAtgcataaaagtatttatattgggttatatatatgttttaagttAGTGTATTGTGTTGTTTTTTAGTTGAAACATGGTCAAGAAGGAGTTGAGATAGGCAGTGATGCAGAAATTAGATGGGCATCCCACTTACTTCAGCTATCTTTAGATGGAATTTTGCGAGCGATGACAACAAAAACAACGGTACACTCTATTTTTCTatcatacaaataaatttactttaaatggaTGTACAGTATGTAAGAAGAATATTGTatctatcaatttaaaatatttatcggaATAAATTacgcataaattaaaaatgctatcaTAACTACTGATTTTGCAATTTGAAAATGCAGAATGTTGATATAAGGCAAATAAGTTAAGCTTGACTATAAGACCATGAAAAACAGTCTGCTGTAAAATGTACccagacttgaaaaaaaaaaaaatgccaatgtTGTccgttttttttcctactttcttATTTATAGTCGGCATTTTTTTCGGGTCAATTTAAAGccagatttattgatgattcaTTCGGAAGCTCGAGTAATTTTCGTTCATCAATCATTGCACAGCTTtccaaaatttcaaatgctttaTCTACAGTACAATATATATTAGtcattttaaagcttaaacATCCTTTCGAGTAGtcgtctttttttcttctataaagcTTGTCGATATTTATATATGAACTCGGAACTAGAGTAGAAAacgcgaaaatattaaatagtcgacctgataaaatataacaattaacaatgcctaacaaaaaatatattatgcaagATCTTCACATATTTAGCTCCTAAATTCTTCAGCAGTGTTCtcacaaattttcaaaacgCTCCAAACAAAGActtatttaaacagaaattaaaggaatttttaattactattaatgaaattgagaactttttactttattttttcaccttgtatgttttacaaaatatatagagacagtaaatttttacttattaaacgACATCTTGTTTATGtgcattttacttttgtatatACAGTTTTctgtgtgtttttttattttatttttcttgcgtggatttattattaatagtttttatggtTACCATTACGAGCTATGTGATCCCGTGTAAAGAAACAATCAGACATGAAATATTACCTGTCTGATTGCTTCTTTcccttttgaataataataataataagaatactGAATTAGTAGATCAGGCACAATCCACAATTGCCGAATTCTGGATCGTGTTAAACCATAATACCGTTAGAAATCGTTACAATGTACCAACCATGTTATTGTACTTCTGAActgtaatacattttataatgtttcaaCTTTATTCGAAGCGtggttaaacaaatattttattaaggttGCAGAATATTTACTCCGCTTTATGGTTAAAGGTAGTGATTTTATGGTTCAACGTTAATTTTTCGGGAATGTAAATACTTcaacatgtttttttgttttttattattcacgTTCAAAGTCAGTTTTGTGActcttacatttaaaatgttaaatttctgagttaaaaatcatattaaaacagAAGTAGAGTatcaaaaagttttgataaattttattattattattcacgtTCAAAGTCAGTTTTGTGACgcttacatttaaaatgttaaatttctgACTTAAAGATCATATTGAAACAGAAGTAGAGTATCAAAAGGTTTTGATAATCGTTTCTGCATTGATAAAATAAGTGTGGTCAAAATATCTTAATACGGTAAGATTTAGcgtgtttttggctctatgggaacaccaaaaagctcagtagtttttaccaaagcgctttggtaatgactttcGTAAAATTGGCAATAAAATAGGCTTTTATAATATGCGGTAAAATATGGTGCGgcaaaatatgctaattttatcaagatATCTTAGAACACtcatttattcggttatatttacttttcggttttgtacttttttactaaatgtgttaaaaatgtcttggagccgcgatggctcagggga
This window encodes:
- the LOC122273075 gene encoding unconventional myosin-VIIa-like produces the protein GVITGARSTEYLLEKSRIVTQASDERNYHVFYEMLSGLSDSEKEKYGLQSADNYFYLNQGGCFKIKPKDDAEDFRALLAAMQVLSFTSEEQDTIFRILASVLHLGNIYFHRKQLKHGQEGVEIGSDAEIRWASHLLQLSLDGILRAMTTKTTEARNERVVTPLNIDQALDARDAIAKALYSSLFSWLVQRVNNIVFKGPRKTSIAILDIFGFE